The Glandiceps talaboti chromosome 9, keGlaTala1.1, whole genome shotgun sequence genome window below encodes:
- the LOC144439742 gene encoding uncharacterized protein LOC144439742 — MRSFFPDVRVLALTATASRTLQLQIQNFLVINDYKIIHVCPDKKNIRYGILKINSDIPSTLYWMMDKLHDERGLFPRTIEYCSSIDVTASLYHYFEEEFPESAKYIEMYHSETDSRVQESHLHEIRKESKSELRIIFCTTALGMGVDVKGTHHVIHYGVSFDLESYIQFKNPAESEGMETHFMQYCSTVVECYVTFAPNLNLRMTF; from the coding sequence ATGCGATCTTTTTTCCCAGATGTGAGAGTCCTGGCTTTGACAGCCACAGCATCAAGGACACTTCAATTACAAATACAGAACTTTCTTGTCATTAACGATTATAAGATAATACATGTTTGTCCAgataagaaaaatattaggtACGGTATCTTGAAAATCAACAGTGATATTCCCTCAACGTTATATTGGATGATGGACAAACTGCATGACGAGAGGGGTTTGTTTCCTCGAACAATAGAGTACTGTTCATCTATTGATGTTACTGCTTCACTTTACCACTATTTCGAAGAGGAATTTCCAGAATCTGCCAAGTATATCGAGATGTACCACAGTGAAACTGACTCTAGAGTGCAGGAATCACATTTACATGAGATACGGAAAGAATCAAAGTCCGAATTAAGAATTATTTTCTGTACAACAGCTCTTGGCATGGGCGTTGATGTTAAAGGTACCCATCATGTCATTCATTATGGAGTGTCATTTGATTTAGAAAGCTACATTCAATTCAAGAATCCGGCAGAGTCGGAAGGGATGGAAACCCATTTCATGCAGTATTGTTCTACCGTGGTAGAATGCTACGTGACATTTGCCCCAAACTTAAATTTAAGAATGacattttga